The proteins below come from a single Arthrobacter crystallopoietes genomic window:
- the dcd gene encoding dCTP deaminase, which yields MLISDRDIRAELDAERIVLDPFLPEMIQPSSVDVRIDRFFRLFDNHKYAHIDPQLEQPELTRLVEVDPDEPFILHPGEFVLGSTYETVTLPEDIAARLEGKSSLGRLGLLTHSTAGFIDPGFSGHVTLELSNMATLPIKLWPGSKIGQLCFFRLTSPAEHAYGSGQYGNRYQGQRGPTASRSYLNFHRTTIER from the coding sequence GTGCTGATCTCAGACCGCGATATCCGAGCCGAACTCGATGCCGAGCGTATTGTCCTGGACCCGTTTCTGCCTGAAATGATCCAGCCCTCCAGCGTGGACGTGCGGATTGACCGGTTCTTCCGGCTGTTCGACAACCATAAATATGCGCACATCGACCCGCAGCTGGAGCAGCCGGAACTGACGCGCCTTGTTGAGGTGGATCCCGATGAGCCGTTCATCCTGCACCCCGGCGAGTTCGTGCTGGGATCCACTTATGAAACGGTGACCTTGCCGGAGGACATCGCCGCCCGGCTGGAAGGCAAATCGTCGCTGGGCCGGCTGGGTTTGCTCACGCACTCCACGGCGGGCTTCATCGATCCGGGTTTCTCCGGCCACGTGACGCTGGAGCTGTCCAACATGGCTACATTGCCGATCAAGCTCTGGCCGGGCTCGAAGATCGGCCAGCTGTGCTTCTTCCGCCTGACCTCACCGGCTGAACACGCCTATGGGTCGGGCCAGTACGGCAACCGGTACCAGGGCCAGCGGGGCCCGACGGCGTCGCGCAGCTACCTCAACTTCCACCGCACCACCATAGAGCGCTAG
- a CDS encoding Na(+)/H(+) antiporter subunit C, producing the protein MTVNITLLVVMGVLVAVGVYLILERSLTRVMLGLMMLANGANILLLTTGGAAGLAPLYDADIPAGEYNDPLPQALILTSIVISFAVTAFMLGIIYRSWVLGRQDEVQDDIEDRRVANQPSFDAEDDTAIPVETTEFVMPADAEERPAAPKTRVRGQE; encoded by the coding sequence ATGACAGTGAACATCACGCTGCTCGTCGTCATGGGAGTTCTCGTGGCGGTGGGCGTCTATCTGATTCTCGAACGGAGCCTGACCCGGGTCATGCTCGGCCTGATGATGCTGGCCAACGGCGCCAACATCCTGCTGCTGACCACCGGTGGGGCCGCTGGTCTGGCGCCGCTGTACGACGCGGATATTCCTGCCGGGGAATACAACGATCCGCTTCCACAAGCGTTGATCCTGACCTCCATTGTGATTTCCTTCGCGGTGACCGCATTCATGCTCGGCATCATCTATCGTTCCTGGGTGCTGGGCCGCCAGGACGAAGTCCAGGACGATATTGAGGACCGCCGCGTGGCGAACCAGCCCAGCTTCGACGCCGAGGACGATACAGCCATCCCGGTGGAGACCACTGAATTCGTCATGCCGGCAGACGCCGAGGAACGGCCGGCAGCACCGAAGACCAGAGTTCGGGGACAAGAATGA
- a CDS encoding Na+/H+ antiporter subunit A: protein MLVVLTLLFVVAFIAPWIFRKLGRSTFYILAAVPAGCFIWLLATFDRYTGSDQTVLSGGPNAPPSVIIPWIPELRLELAFRMDTLSAVLAILILGVGALVLFYCARYFKADDPNIGPFGAQLLAFAGAMFGLVITDDLLMLYVFWELTTVLSYLLIGYARHRLAARRSALQALIVTTFGGLTMLVGLIMVGQTAGTYRISEIMAAAPELIQHGMLIDVAILLILVGAISKSALVPFHFWLPAAMAAPTPVSAYLHAAAMVKAGIYLVARFAPGFSDTRYWEGTVMVLGLATMLVGGWLALKQFDLKLILAYGTVSQLGFLTMVVGLGSRDGALAGLGLLLAHGFFKATLFLVVGIIDHQSGTRDIRKLSGIYRTAPVLFAVSLIGAASMAGVPPLLGFVAKESVYETFVHRASEGGWTGPVLLAGVVVGSMLTFAYSARFVWGGFAYKPNVKKTPFKRIPGGFIASPMLLTVATVVFGLWPAPLDTIIAPYVSLFPSDGEPDGHLALWHGVTPALGLTVLTLAVGTLLFLFRNGATAFQDRFSGGLTGERAYRGIIGVLDEVAVWVTGRTQRGSLIFYLVVILSVSVITPLSAVFLMDAPWPDSWIAYDSPAQLIAGLGIIVAAILAIRANKRFMAVLMVAVTGYGIALIFALQGAPDLALTQMLVETIVLVAIVLALRSLPARLWLRTPSSFKWLRAAIGAAFGLAMVLIAMTSMAARTQLPVSLEYPQLAYDGGGGANIVNVTLVDIRAWDTYGEISVLAVAATGVASLIFVRSRGDKRMRASTVASGSVDRLTEMPEHTGRDAAALVTARRFATVARDAWLVAGRTLAPERRSIIFEVVTRLLFHSLVIFSIYLLLTGHNLPGGGFAGGLLAGIALAVRYLAGGRVELAEATPVSAGFLLGAGLGIASLTAMAPLFFGGQVFQSAIIHFSLPVFGDHKFVTSTLFDIGVYLVVVGLVLDVLRSFGAEIDERSQEKAPKPDEGLPQQAPDSIEEGVAR from the coding sequence GTGCTTGTTGTGCTCACCCTGCTCTTCGTGGTGGCCTTCATCGCGCCTTGGATCTTCAGGAAACTCGGTCGTTCAACCTTCTACATTCTGGCCGCTGTGCCGGCCGGTTGCTTCATCTGGCTGCTGGCCACTTTCGACCGGTACACGGGCTCGGATCAAACTGTACTCTCCGGCGGGCCCAATGCGCCGCCGTCGGTAATCATCCCGTGGATTCCCGAGCTAAGGCTCGAGCTGGCCTTCCGGATGGACACCCTGTCCGCCGTGCTGGCAATCCTTATTCTCGGTGTCGGCGCCCTGGTCCTCTTCTACTGCGCACGCTACTTCAAGGCCGATGATCCCAACATCGGTCCGTTCGGTGCGCAACTGCTTGCCTTTGCCGGCGCCATGTTCGGCCTGGTCATCACCGATGACCTGCTCATGCTCTACGTCTTCTGGGAACTGACCACCGTTCTGTCCTACCTGTTGATCGGGTACGCACGGCACCGGTTGGCGGCCCGGCGTTCCGCACTGCAGGCACTGATTGTGACCACCTTCGGCGGCCTGACCATGCTCGTCGGCTTGATTATGGTTGGGCAGACAGCGGGAACTTACCGCATTTCGGAAATCATGGCCGCAGCCCCGGAACTGATCCAGCACGGGATGTTGATCGACGTCGCCATCCTGCTGATCCTGGTGGGGGCCATCAGCAAGTCGGCCCTGGTGCCGTTCCACTTCTGGCTGCCTGCCGCCATGGCCGCGCCCACTCCGGTCAGCGCCTACCTCCATGCCGCAGCCATGGTCAAGGCCGGCATTTACCTGGTGGCACGCTTCGCGCCGGGCTTCTCGGACACCCGGTACTGGGAGGGGACCGTGATGGTCCTGGGCCTGGCGACCATGCTGGTCGGCGGCTGGCTGGCGCTGAAGCAATTCGACCTGAAACTCATCCTGGCCTACGGCACAGTCAGCCAGCTGGGCTTCCTCACCATGGTGGTGGGACTGGGCAGCCGCGACGGTGCGCTGGCAGGCCTGGGACTGCTGCTGGCACACGGCTTCTTCAAGGCAACACTCTTCCTGGTCGTCGGCATCATTGACCATCAGTCCGGCACCCGCGACATCCGCAAGCTTTCGGGAATCTACCGGACGGCGCCGGTCCTCTTCGCAGTATCGCTGATCGGTGCCGCCTCCATGGCAGGGGTACCGCCGCTGCTGGGCTTCGTTGCCAAGGAATCGGTTTACGAAACTTTCGTCCACCGCGCCTCCGAAGGCGGCTGGACCGGGCCGGTCCTGCTGGCCGGCGTCGTCGTCGGTTCCATGTTGACCTTTGCCTACAGCGCACGGTTTGTCTGGGGCGGGTTTGCCTACAAGCCCAACGTCAAGAAGACGCCGTTCAAACGCATTCCCGGCGGGTTTATCGCATCGCCGATGCTGCTGACGGTCGCCACCGTGGTGTTTGGCCTCTGGCCCGCCCCGCTGGACACGATCATCGCCCCCTATGTTTCGCTCTTCCCCTCGGACGGCGAGCCCGACGGGCACCTGGCTCTGTGGCACGGGGTGACTCCGGCGCTCGGACTGACGGTGCTGACGCTGGCCGTGGGCACGCTGCTGTTCCTGTTCCGGAACGGGGCCACCGCGTTTCAGGACCGTTTCTCCGGCGGGCTGACCGGTGAACGCGCCTACCGCGGGATCATCGGCGTGCTCGATGAGGTGGCCGTCTGGGTCACAGGCCGCACCCAGCGCGGTTCGCTGATTTTCTACCTCGTGGTCATTCTCAGCGTCTCGGTGATCACTCCGCTGAGCGCCGTGTTCCTGATGGATGCGCCCTGGCCCGACAGCTGGATCGCGTACGACTCTCCCGCGCAGCTGATCGCGGGACTGGGTATCATCGTGGCGGCCATCCTCGCCATCAGGGCCAACAAGCGGTTCATGGCCGTGCTGATGGTCGCTGTCACCGGATACGGCATCGCGCTCATCTTTGCGCTGCAGGGCGCACCGGACCTGGCGTTGACCCAGATGCTCGTGGAGACCATTGTGCTGGTCGCGATCGTCCTGGCACTACGCTCCCTTCCAGCGCGGCTTTGGCTGCGCACCCCCAGCAGTTTCAAATGGCTCCGGGCCGCGATCGGTGCGGCGTTCGGCCTGGCCATGGTGCTTATTGCCATGACGTCCATGGCTGCGCGCACCCAGCTGCCGGTCTCCTTGGAATACCCGCAGCTGGCGTACGACGGCGGCGGCGGAGCCAACATTGTCAACGTCACCTTGGTGGATATCCGCGCGTGGGACACCTACGGTGAAATCTCCGTACTGGCGGTCGCCGCCACGGGCGTGGCCAGTTTGATCTTCGTCCGCAGCCGCGGTGATAAGCGCATGCGCGCCTCAACCGTTGCCTCCGGGTCCGTGGACCGCCTCACCGAAATGCCCGAGCACACCGGTCGGGACGCCGCAGCGCTGGTGACTGCCCGCCGCTTCGCCACCGTGGCCAGGGATGCCTGGCTGGTTGCCGGGCGGACGCTCGCCCCTGAGCGGCGTTCCATCATCTTTGAGGTCGTCACCAGACTGCTGTTCCACTCGTTGGTGATTTTCTCGATCTACCTGCTGCTTACCGGACACAACCTCCCCGGTGGCGGCTTCGCCGGCGGACTGCTGGCAGGCATCGCCCTGGCAGTCAGGTATCTGGCCGGCGGGCGCGTGGAGCTGGCCGAAGCCACCCCGGTCAGCGCGGGCTTCCTGCTCGGTGCCGGTCTGGGGATCGCCTCCTTGACCGCCATGGCGCCACTGTTCTTCGGCGGCCAGGTTTTCCAAAGCGCCATCATCCATTTCAGCCTGCCGGTATTCGGCGACCATAAGTTCGTGACGTCAACGCTCTTCGACATCGGGGTCTACCTGGTGGTGGTGGGCCTGGTGCTCGACGTTCTGCGCAGTTTCGGTGCGGAAATAGATGAGCGCAGCCAGGAGAAGGCACCAAAACCGGATGAGGGTCTGCCGCAGCAGGCACCGGACTCCATCGAGGAAGGAGTAGCACGATGA
- a CDS encoding M15 family metallopeptidase has translation METGSTSHRPQLALLVVMATAAALLFTLVTAAPASAAEPVRDPANIKVLVNKAHPLSPLTYTPKLARWKSTGYRMRPDVSTKLSSLFAGADSAGHAIAVVSAYRSYAEQRDLYNYYVRIYGKTYADRISARPGYSEHQTGLAVDIGLASGSCGLEACFGDTAAGKWVAANAHKYGFIVRYPKGHEATTGYTYEPWHLRYVGVALATEMRTKKIPTMEHYYVLGKPSIRSYSDVMAADSAGDLWRYPGSGGRMHPRVKIDYAYGGVKTGTSVDWNQDGTIDLLLQMKDGRLLVNFGRSGGGFQAPREVGRGFAKYDLTVGRWAGADTYPGIVAKRWSDGALLYYRNGSSAYLSAGRTISSGWGRYRPTMLDWNQDGNQDLIAIRNTGELYFYPGNGSGGISTSKRQLVGKSGWHTVSTVTPLYGYTSSGSAGFIGKFTDGTLKYYPYSKGRFGIRTQEGTGFTSYNVFR, from the coding sequence ATGGAAACCGGAAGCACTTCGCATCGCCCACAGCTCGCGCTGCTGGTCGTCATGGCCACCGCCGCGGCGCTGCTGTTCACGCTCGTGACGGCCGCTCCCGCCTCAGCCGCCGAACCTGTCCGGGACCCGGCCAACATCAAGGTTCTGGTCAACAAGGCCCATCCGTTGAGCCCGCTCACCTACACTCCAAAACTGGCGCGGTGGAAGAGCACTGGCTACCGGATGCGGCCGGATGTCAGCACCAAACTCTCCAGCCTTTTTGCCGGTGCCGACAGCGCGGGCCATGCGATCGCCGTCGTCAGTGCCTACCGTTCCTACGCGGAACAGCGCGACCTCTACAACTACTATGTGAGAATCTACGGCAAGACCTACGCGGACCGGATTTCCGCCCGCCCCGGCTATAGCGAACACCAGACCGGACTTGCTGTGGACATTGGCCTGGCCAGCGGATCTTGCGGACTGGAAGCGTGTTTCGGCGATACCGCGGCGGGCAAGTGGGTGGCCGCCAACGCGCACAAATACGGATTCATCGTCCGCTACCCCAAGGGCCACGAAGCCACCACCGGTTACACCTATGAGCCCTGGCATTTGCGCTATGTCGGCGTCGCTTTGGCCACCGAAATGCGGACCAAAAAGATCCCGACCATGGAGCACTACTACGTGCTGGGCAAGCCGAGCATCCGCAGTTACTCGGACGTGATGGCGGCCGATTCCGCCGGTGACCTCTGGCGCTACCCCGGCAGCGGCGGCAGGATGCACCCGCGGGTGAAAATCGACTATGCCTACGGCGGCGTCAAGACCGGCACGTCGGTGGACTGGAACCAGGACGGGACCATCGACCTGCTGCTCCAGATGAAGGATGGCCGGCTGCTGGTGAACTTCGGCCGGTCCGGCGGCGGCTTCCAAGCTCCTCGTGAAGTCGGCCGCGGCTTCGCCAAGTACGATCTCACCGTTGGACGCTGGGCTGGCGCAGACACCTACCCGGGCATTGTGGCCAAGCGTTGGTCGGACGGCGCCCTGCTCTACTACCGCAACGGCTCTTCGGCCTACCTGTCCGCCGGCAGGACAATCAGCAGCGGTTGGGGACGTTACCGTCCCACGATGCTGGACTGGAACCAGGACGGCAACCAGGATTTGATCGCCATCCGGAACACCGGCGAGCTCTACTTCTACCCGGGAAACGGCTCCGGCGGCATCAGCACCTCAAAACGTCAACTGGTTGGCAAGAGCGGCTGGCACACGGTCTCGACCGTGACCCCGCTCTACGGCTACACCTCGTCGGGATCCGCCGGCTTCATCGGGAAGTTCACGGACGGAACATTGAAGTATTACCCCTACAGCAAGGGCCGCTTCGGCATACGTACCCAGGAAGGGACAGGCTTTACCTCTTACAACGTTTTTCGGTAG
- a CDS encoding MFS transporter, with the protein MSHWSGNPAPSTNAGSPAEGRINKKHVLAWASWDWGSAAINAIMTTFVFTVYLVSDPFGGEDYASQILGYGLAASGVAIALLAPITGQRSDSGGRRRYWLGVNTMAVVALTALCFFVYPSPGFLFVGVALIALANIFFEFANVNYYAMLGQISTPSTVGKVSGFGWAMGYVGGIVALALVLMGFVLPETGWFGATAENGLNIRLVAVFSAVWFLIFALPVLLTVPEIPRQPKTARLGFFASYGLLFRRIKAIYRTSPHTIFFLLASAIFRDGLAAVFTFGGVIAAGTFGFTLTEVIFFAIAGNVVAALGAVIGGILDDRIGPKKIIVGSLIGLIVAGAAVLVLGADTYSIFGATLTGDTTFWIFGLMLCLFVGPAQSSSRAYLARLAPRGEEGEFFGLYATTGRAVSFLAPTLFGLSITIFGSQRFGILGILIVLLAGLLALLPVKEPREVPTAQTPSA; encoded by the coding sequence ATGAGCCACTGGTCAGGAAATCCGGCACCATCCACGAATGCCGGCTCTCCCGCGGAAGGGAGAATCAACAAGAAGCACGTGCTCGCGTGGGCCTCTTGGGACTGGGGCTCGGCCGCCATCAACGCGATCATGACGACGTTCGTCTTCACTGTCTATCTGGTGAGCGACCCCTTCGGCGGCGAAGATTATGCCTCGCAGATCCTCGGGTACGGCCTGGCCGCGTCCGGAGTTGCCATCGCGCTCCTGGCTCCGATCACGGGCCAGCGCTCGGACTCCGGCGGACGGCGGAGGTACTGGCTCGGCGTCAACACCATGGCCGTCGTAGCACTGACGGCGCTTTGCTTCTTTGTCTACCCCTCCCCCGGGTTCCTCTTCGTCGGCGTCGCGCTAATCGCGCTGGCCAACATTTTCTTCGAGTTCGCCAACGTCAACTACTACGCGATGCTCGGCCAGATCTCCACGCCGTCCACCGTCGGCAAGGTCAGTGGCTTCGGCTGGGCCATGGGCTATGTCGGCGGCATCGTGGCCCTGGCGCTGGTGCTGATGGGCTTTGTTCTCCCCGAGACCGGCTGGTTCGGAGCCACCGCCGAAAACGGGCTGAACATCCGGCTGGTCGCGGTGTTCTCGGCCGTCTGGTTCCTGATCTTTGCGCTGCCGGTGCTTCTTACCGTGCCGGAAATTCCTCGCCAGCCGAAGACTGCCCGGCTGGGCTTCTTCGCCTCCTACGGGCTGTTGTTCCGCCGGATTAAGGCCATTTACCGGACGAGTCCGCACACCATCTTCTTCCTGCTGGCCAGCGCGATCTTCCGGGACGGGCTGGCAGCCGTCTTCACCTTCGGCGGTGTGATTGCCGCCGGTACCTTTGGCTTCACCTTGACCGAAGTCATCTTCTTCGCCATCGCGGGGAACGTCGTCGCCGCCCTTGGCGCAGTTATCGGCGGGATCCTCGATGACCGGATCGGACCGAAGAAGATCATCGTCGGTTCCCTGATCGGACTGATCGTTGCCGGCGCTGCTGTCCTTGTGCTCGGAGCCGACACCTACAGCATCTTCGGCGCAACCCTAACCGGAGACACCACTTTCTGGATCTTCGGGCTGATGCTGTGCCTCTTCGTCGGCCCCGCCCAGTCCTCCAGCCGCGCCTATCTGGCACGGCTGGCGCCCAGAGGCGAGGAGGGAGAGTTCTTCGGTCTGTACGCGACCACCGGCCGGGCCGTCAGTTTCCTGGCACCCACACTCTTCGGCCTGAGCATCACCATCTTCGGGTCCCAGCGCTTCGGCATCCTGGGCATCCTCATCGTGCTGCTGGCGGGCCTGCTGGCACTGCTGCCGGTCAAGGAGCCGCGCGAGGTCCCCACGGCCCAAACGCCGTCGGCCTGA